The following nucleotide sequence is from Peribacillus sp. ACCC06369.
TAACTTAAAGTATAGCTTATACAACAAAAAGTTTCCTTCAGGAAACTTTTTAGAAGGGGGTCAAATAATGTCGGATGAGAAAAAGGTTTCCCGCAGAGATATTTTAAAGATGGGGACTGCAGGTGCGTTTGGAGTAGCTGGATCTTATTACTTGAATAAAATGGCACAATTTCCAACTATGGCTCAGGCATCCAATAATTCGTCTCACAAGAATGGCAATCATTCCAATCATGCAAATATGAGTGATAAAACAAAAACCACAGGTTACAAAATGGCAGAACGGCTCCTTACTGAGTTTGATTATGGAAAAGAAACCAAGCTTCCCAACGGTCAAACACTCCGGGAATATGACGTAGTGGCAATTGATAAAGAAATCGAAATTGCCAAAGGAATTAAATTTCCAGGCTGGACTTATAATGGAACAATTCCAGGACCATCTTTTCGTTGTACCGAGGGGGACCTTTTGCGGTTTCACTTTATTAATCAGGGCAGCCACCCCCACTCTATTCATTTTCACGGAATCCATCCTCCAGAGATGGACGGTTTAACTTCTATTTATCCTGGACAAAAATTCACATACGAATTTGAAGCGAAGCCATACGGATTACAAATTTACCATTGCCATGTACTC
It contains:
- a CDS encoding multicopper oxidase domain-containing protein, whose product is MSDEKKVSRRDILKMGTAGAFGVAGSYYLNKMAQFPTMAQASNNSSHKNGNHSNHANMSDKTKTTGYKMAERLLTEFDYGKETKLPNGQTLREYDVVAIDKEIEIAKGIKFPGWTYNGTIPGPSFRCTEGDLLRFHFINQGSHPHSIHFHGIHPPEMDGLTSIYPGQKFTYEFEAKPYGLQIYHCHVLPLARHIHKGLYGNFIIDPKKPREPALELNMVMNGFDLDLDGENEFYTVNGYAFAFMNHPIKIKKDQLVRIYLSNLTEFDLLNSFHLHANYFTYYPTGRNDNPSQFTDTIMQCQGERGIIEVRFPYKGTYMFHAHVSEFAELGWMGFFEVE